The window TCTTCAACAGGCATGGCTCCATAGCGTCCGTCTACAGGTTAAACTGGGTAGAAGTGCGGCTTGGTACCCAGGCCAGGTGTCAAGGCTGGTCAGCAGCATTCCGTGCAAGAGGATCCACCCTAGTCCTACTGAAGCTAGGGCAGGTGAAATTCAGCTATGCTCTGCCAGTCTGTCTCAATTCTGGGCCAGTTTCAACAAATATGAACTGTTGGATGATAGGCTGGAAAGATACTGTAAACCGAGGTGAGCAAAGAGATCCTAGGGTCctaaaataggaatttttttttttaagtctaggtCCTCTAAACGAGTAGATTGAAATGGAGGGATGGGGCTGGGGGACTGATGCCTTCACGCAAGACATTGTTCTTGTTTCTGATAGGTCTCCATTCTATTCCCAAGTCCCCCAGGCAGTACCCGTGTTCATCTGGACCCGAAAAAAGTGCCCCGCCCTCAACAAGCACACCCTACCTCTGGGAACCATCTGTGCACTAGATGGCAGCAAAAGAATACAAAGATATGCGGTATGAATGGTCTGGAATGGTCAAGTGATGGGGAAAGCGAATCTGGGATTGGGAAACTGTAATGAAGGGACATCAGGGGACAGGGGTGGGGATGTAAACCCTCTTGTCAATTTGCCTATCCTCATCCAACCTCCAGAAGTCCTGGAAGCTAaagcttttcttattctttcatgCAGGTTGGCCCGGGCTCATCTCTCATGTGCAAACAAGGACCTGACTCCTGGGTCCTGATGGGCATTTCAATAAGGGGAAGCCAAAAACTGTTTGCCCCAGTGGCGACCCAACAGTCTTGGATCTCTCGGACTGTGTGGGATGCACCCTTTGTGTAATTCAGCCAGTGACTCCAGACCTTGAACAGATCCAGAAGCAGAGCCTGAACTGTTCTTCTACTGCACAGGGGGAGAGGTTGAAACGTCCCTCTTTCTCTATAAATCAGTCTCAAATGGCTGCCTATGGAATGCACCCAAACCAGTTCCATGCTGGGAACCTCGAAAGCTTCAAGAAGGGTGACAATGGTGATGACAAACTGGTGTCTAATTGGACTTGCATTCCAAGTGGTGATAATTTGAGCCAAAGAATCCTGGGGGTGGAATGAATATGTTCAATAAACACAGTGCTAACATTACCAGGAGCTTCTTCATGCCTGATGCCTGTGGGGGGAGTTGGGGAAATATCAAAGGAACATTAGGAATTGGGttcaggggaagagaaaaaggcagTCCCGGGGGCCAACAACCCACTGGTTTTAGATGAGAGGTTTTGCTTAAACTCTGCATAAAGCACGGTCCTAGCTTAAAGGAGCAATCACAAACTGAAGGCGAAAGCCTAGATGTGCAGTCCAGTGGAGGGGAGCCAGCTAGTTTATTCTGAGGGTGTTGTCTACAGAGCTGCTCAACCCTCACCCTCAACACACTACAAGTGCCACAAGTTTGAGTCAAAGACCAGAGCTAGAAGAGAAATTTGTAGCTGATAACGTGGCAACTGCCATTCATTCCTGCCTTCATTGGGCAGGGTGTGCCCAAGGTCAGCTGAGTGTTTGTCATATGCAGCATTCAGTATGTGTCTCAAGCACGTTGATTTGCCATCAAATGATCAGAGTAGGTCTAGCTCTACCCTTGGACAAAATTAGCTACTTCTGACGACTCTAAAATCTGTCAAAGAGGGGAAATTGCACCTCTATCCCATCTTGGTAGGCAAGAGATATCCCACTTTATAATTACCTGGCAAACACTAAGTTTGCCCATTGTTTTGCTTGGTGTTTCTAACTGGTTCTCCTGGGAGTGGAAGTAGATGGCCTCCGATATTATCCCTCATAACCAAAATCAAAGCTTTGACTAAGCACAGCGGGTAGAGGCTTAAATTCTTCTAACAGCAGTTCTGTCCACCTTTTCCTGGATTCTCGAATTGAGAGATCCCCTTCCCCCCGCCCGCCACCCTACCCCTCCCCAAGAGTGGATACAAGTGAAGGAAAAGTGATGTTTAAATAGTGTGGATCTACCTTACAGAGGAGTTTCCTTGGCACTAGTTTTAAGAGAACAAGAGTTTTTTCCTGATCTGATAGGGTGACTCATGTGGTAAAGGTCAGGCTGCTAATAATGAGTGCAGACCCCAGTCCCAAACTTCCTTCAGGTAAGGGAAGGGAGGCGGAGCACAGTGGAGGTGGGCGGTACTGCTCAGGGAAGCTAAGTCCCCATTGGGCTAAGCTGGCCACTGAGGAAGCCCTAGAAAAGGTTGTACTGTGGCAGGTAGAGGCGGGCAGGGCGGGAACAGGTGACACAGGATACCAGCTCAGCCATTCCAGACCCCTCCCTGAGATCCTGCCCAGCAGCTCAGGCTCTTGCTTTTAGATCCGGTAGCCAAGTGGAGGTCGTCTTACAAAGGACAGGCTAACCTGCCCCGTGGAACAGACCTTTTGGGCCTGGGGAACGGCAGGCACGTCGCAGACCAGGGCCAGGAGCTGCAGGATGGGCCTGGGGTTGGTGACCCTGCCAAGCTTGTTGAATCTGCTACTGCTTGGAAGGGGTGAGTGAAGGCAGCGGGTGGAGATCAGCGCGACTGTAGGTGGCCGGTCTTCCCCTTCCCCCGTTTCCCATCCCCGTAGTTTACTAGTTCACTGTTCCTCCACTCTTGTCACCTCCCCTCCCAATCACGGCTGACCTagcccttctcccactcccttaAATCTTAAATCTTCCAAATTTTCTACTTTTCGTCCCATCCCAACATCCCAGACCCCAACTATGGCCACCTCCCCCTTTCCCGctctgctcattttcttttctctttgctttcagGGGCCGATGGGAAAGAAGGTGAGAacctgggaaaagaggaaaggtggGGCAaatagggaaggaggagaaaaagtaaCCAAGGGAAAAGTCTTTGAAATGaaagtggagagaaagaaaacagaaggaaattaaaagaaacacagaaaaagaaaaaggtagtacaatatataaaatagaagaaaagtatcaaaaatgaaaaagaagaaaataaatacattagaaaaaaatacagaaattagaaaggaaaaattagtaaaaagtaatattaaaattaaaaatgctaaataatttaagaaaaaacccATTCACTAATTTAAGAACACCAATCCCTAACAATCCCTCCCTACTTTATCCTCTTCAAAATTTCCTGTAGTATAGCCCCTCAAGCACATTATAAAAGCGGCCACCAACTTCCCCTAGCAATGCCTTAGCAAATCAACATAACCTATGCATCCATTATACGGTAACTCTCTCTTATATCCAAACAATGGTACGCTTTACCCTACTCCCAAAgttaaacaaaaaaacccaagaaaaaacacaagaaacacAAGTGCAAGaacaaagaaattttagaaaaatagaaaagaacaaagtACTGCTAAATTCAAAAGCAaagtagaaaagaatgaaagaactcTCCATCCAACTCTCCTTCACTTACCCCACCCCTCTTCTCCAAGAAACACATAAATTTGAAGGTACCAAAGTAAGCTTCAATACATCAACTCACTTTCTATAACCTAATACCCAGTAATCATGACAGCCAACAAAATCTTCACCCATCATAACTATACAGAAGAAAGTCACAAGAAACATTACTCTCTTCACTTCAAAGTCTCCTATGACCTTCTAAAGAAATCCATCACATCCCATCCACCACAACTACCAATACTCTTTCCCCAACGAACTCCATTACACCGTCACAAGCACAAAAGCCCAACACACACTCAAAATGAACTCTATCGTATATAAATTTACCAGAAACAGCAATATTCAAAAATagaagaatggaaaatttgatatatACCCTTATCTGCTTTTACTACAATGAAAGTCTTTCTAACCCCAAAATCTTTAGCAACTAGAGAAGTACACCCCAGTGTAAAAACATGCTATCTTTACAACATAAAACACAATCCCTGACCAAACCACCATTATCCAACTTGAACATagtattatttctttataaaaatgtaaaatacctaccaAGTAAACCTGTCTtggaacaagaaaatgaaaaaatgcaaaagaaaaagaaacaaaccccTAAACATGAAATTTTACCTAGCCCCACAAAAACTTTAGAAATTTAATGCTTAAAAAACTCAACTATCCAACAAAATACTTCTTCTCACCCCTCCAATTTGTCATCCATTATATTTTTACTAGTATAACTTTTATTAACAGAAACCCATACCTATTATCCCCTTACCTCACTTCtatttctaacttttcccctccctccctccatcccctccccctttcaACACTTATCCCTATACATATTAACCTCACAATATATCCcaaatacaacatatatacaaaataaaacattctcttattttagaaaaatttccctCATCCATTAATACAATAAAAGTTAATTAACTCTCAGTGCCTATTTCTAACCTTTTGTGGTTTCTCTTTTCAAGAGAATTCTGAAAACCACTCTCTTGTCCCTGTAGAAACCACTTCTAATTTCTGGCACAGTATTGTAAGTTGAGAAGATAACATGAGCTCCCAACACACAAATTTTATACTCCCCACAACTTTCTACTTCATAGAATACACCATAAAATCTCCAAAAATCCAATCTCACCCTACGTACCCCACATGGCAAAAGTCCCCTTTGAATATAAACCTATGCAAAACTACTTAAACTCAATTCAACCTCAACCCTTAACCCCAAACTTACTACTTCTATTTCCTTATGTCAATCTTCATCACCTCTtgctaaaacaaagcaaaaatttctACAAACTTTACCTAATTTCGTAAAACTCCAATCACCACCCTCACTACCTCCTAGACAACTAACACACAATCTCCCTCCAACCCTAAGCACAAACACTCTCTTCTCACTGGGACTTGAAACTTCAGATTGTGGAATTGTGGTCCACCTTCAAAATCAACTCTCAATAACCTCAgactcaggttcctcatctgtaaaatgagaggactgaatTAGACAGCCTCCGAAATCCTTTCCAGATCTGGAGATATTATCCTTCAAGCACTGAGGAGGGACTAAGGGGACATCCTGACCTTTGAGCCAGCTTCTTCCACACCACAATAGCAATGGTTCTTGGTGTGTGGTTTGTGGCCTGAGCCTGTCTTCATTCTCAAGATTTGTGGCTGTTGTCAGAGGTCTCCCAGTACAGACTTTGGTGGATAACCTGAGACTTCTTGTCGGGGACAGGTACTTCTCTGACTACCATTGGAGAATTCTGCTGCTCTTCTGGAGTACTTGCCCCTTCACCCCAAATCCATGTCAGCTCAGAGATTTGGTGGAGACTGGCCACCACAAAAGCCAACCTCAGTACTGGTTCTTGTGTTCTACAAATAACCCCCTTGAGCAGAGAGCAGCTGCATGTGCCGTCTTTTTCCTTGCTCTCTTCATGAAGGATTAACCTCCTGTACTGGCTGACCATCCCCCCAAATC of the Sarcophilus harrisii chromosome 1, mSarHar1.11, whole genome shotgun sequence genome contains:
- the LOC116419452 gene encoding polyserase-2-like produces the protein MNCWMIGWKDTVNRVPQAVPVFIWTRKKCPALNKHTLPLGTICALDGSKRIQRYAVGPGSSLMCKQGPDSWVLMGISIRGSQKLFAPVATQQSWISRTVWDAPFV